In one window of Mobiluncus massiliensis DNA:
- a CDS encoding cell wall-binding repeat-containing protein: MDNFFVGGPTGAAALQLLRDVSCGQKAMYWGIANDPPQYNYTEKPVVVKHGFEQLLKGSPIDSTLIHLADEINYARAGLDGFERYQGAFEKHDWNTAVQQLRWTAEFVNKQADARQAAIDEGNKAVGTKNADVKFAELYGAESTRKINQLFDLFSEGELSDGWKAVLAENGYSTQDIADMQVALSHAGDLEVPTKSVKEMMDVYVASPESQSLVSDLRTFADNLLANAAGLEALAAAQGSIPSDPINPRAVVYAPQAVVETPGTNTADVDFDMQIKGSPERVTKVQAYVDENRLFDMDFDATTGHAKGVLQSIPLGSYTLYSKVTYDNGYVAAVNLGSLAVKQGAAPTPDPSVEPTPDPSVEPTPDPSVEPTPDPSVEPTPNPTPNPVELKVRYTWYPSQVEKTTQSKQDTRVDFRLDQLPQAVQSAQIRLDENGTWIDANYDSRSSDITGTLPQVPLGKHSVWVRVTFTNGAIGEAKVKDFTIVPNDVTIKVTPIAPETRPDKQWVKDASVFDVFPAEEFSYRIEMVNPNVDPVSFNKLSIQLPTGFEWTGKRKAGGLLAGSDLVKDGNRLVWNTNEAVSNTKGVVLDEIVIRAAQSTKSTRVAPSLSATIQPLASGVAPSVYIYTNSAYVRVLERSVPTAPKASPITQCGKTGSVEIPKVKGTAYTTNSYWSREGKWSAEAKPLSGYFFERGTTTHWEGDLGQFRYCQPSLSIVSPTAGQQFKKGESIPLSGVVSAGVVSAGGSSPKINIAVLIDYSGSMGGQREQAVTKSLRKIEQYLRQIPGSKENIRMAIADQTRGFFYRSDGSGIDTSGKADVWMYPGQPATMSGYDSLIMQARAKSGYGGDSYPGQGIEAALQRMQSLPGQNFVYVLTDGEADKPPRETLQHIGDSAVAVRGFAMQTSQCDPGNALWMYTDASRERCIRVDNPDDLSNDMLGYQNNHVTKLTGQYEGKQFDLSLDSFGNFSVPAGVDLRANTEGVIPLTVMVHMADGTTVPQTVKIEVVDANGNLPTNNPPINVNPAPQPSVTKPQIPGWKIPNAPQPGQPPVAGVTEDSQALRAAGADRVQTALAVLGKGNWGDTAILAVSTDFADATTGATLAGPLHAPVVLTGGKSLEPQVREALSKAGMKRVIILGGTGAISEAVSQELTQSGMKVERIGGQNRYETAVLIAQRVIQEAPAKAAEPKPVFVADGTNFPDAIAIGNVAAQKGGVLVLSQHVKLEKFTGAYLEKAGLTTSSKLAQDGKSGQPPQLFGAGGPAVQALIGAGYQAQAVSGRDRYETAAKAADLLPESHKSVVINGQHFADTLAGGALAANQQAVVILTQANVLPEVSREAIAKRSQNIWVIGGAGAVSDQVLTQVYTLLGKTK, encoded by the coding sequence ATGGATAATTTTTTCGTCGGGGGACCGACAGGAGCTGCAGCGTTGCAGCTGCTGAGAGATGTCAGTTGTGGACAGAAAGCTATGTACTGGGGGATTGCTAACGATCCGCCCCAGTATAATTACACCGAAAAACCAGTTGTTGTTAAACATGGTTTCGAACAACTACTCAAGGGCTCCCCGATAGACAGCACTCTGATTCATCTCGCTGATGAGATTAACTATGCTCGTGCTGGCTTGGACGGTTTCGAGCGCTACCAAGGAGCCTTCGAGAAACATGATTGGAACACGGCTGTTCAGCAACTACGGTGGACTGCTGAATTTGTGAATAAACAGGCCGATGCCCGTCAGGCGGCTATAGACGAAGGAAACAAGGCTGTAGGTACAAAAAACGCTGACGTGAAATTCGCGGAACTTTACGGAGCAGAATCGACCAGGAAAATTAACCAATTGTTTGATTTGTTCTCTGAGGGTGAGTTATCCGATGGATGGAAGGCCGTGTTGGCTGAAAACGGCTACAGCACGCAAGATATCGCGGATATGCAAGTCGCGCTTTCTCACGCTGGGGACTTGGAGGTTCCGACTAAGTCCGTCAAAGAAATGATGGATGTATATGTGGCATCACCGGAGTCACAGTCCCTGGTGAGCGATTTGCGAACCTTTGCCGACAATTTGTTAGCGAACGCAGCCGGGTTGGAGGCTTTGGCAGCGGCGCAAGGTTCAATCCCTTCCGACCCTATCAATCCACGAGCCGTCGTGTATGCCCCACAAGCTGTGGTTGAAACTCCCGGAACCAACACGGCAGACGTTGACTTTGATATGCAAATCAAGGGCTCGCCTGAGCGCGTCACAAAGGTGCAAGCTTACGTGGATGAAAATCGGCTTTTCGACATGGATTTCGATGCTACCACTGGCCATGCGAAGGGCGTGTTGCAGTCGATTCCGCTGGGTAGCTACACCTTGTACTCGAAAGTCACCTACGATAACGGCTATGTAGCCGCAGTGAATTTGGGTTCACTTGCCGTAAAGCAGGGTGCGGCACCGACTCCGGATCCGAGTGTGGAGCCGACTCCGGATCCGAGTGTGGAGCCGACTCCGGATCCGAGTGTGGAGCCGACTCCGGATCCGAGTGTGGAGCCGACCCCCAACCCAACACCGAATCCTGTTGAATTGAAGGTTCGATACACCTGGTATCCATCCCAAGTTGAGAAAACTACTCAGAGTAAGCAGGACACCCGGGTAGATTTCCGTTTGGATCAGCTGCCCCAAGCGGTTCAGAGTGCACAAATTCGCCTGGACGAAAACGGAACGTGGATTGATGCCAACTATGACAGCCGTAGCTCCGACATCACTGGGACTCTGCCACAGGTTCCCCTGGGCAAACACAGTGTTTGGGTTCGCGTCACCTTCACGAACGGAGCAATTGGGGAAGCGAAGGTAAAAGACTTCACCATCGTGCCGAATGACGTGACCATCAAGGTTACCCCCATCGCCCCCGAAACTCGCCCGGACAAACAGTGGGTTAAAGACGCGTCCGTGTTCGATGTCTTCCCTGCGGAGGAATTCAGCTATCGCATCGAAATGGTGAACCCGAACGTGGATCCGGTTTCTTTCAACAAACTATCCATTCAATTGCCCACCGGATTTGAATGGACGGGGAAGCGGAAAGCGGGTGGACTGCTGGCCGGCAGCGACCTGGTAAAGGACGGTAATCGTCTGGTCTGGAACACGAACGAGGCCGTGAGCAACACGAAGGGTGTGGTGCTTGACGAAATCGTCATTCGGGCGGCGCAAAGCACGAAAAGCACTCGGGTGGCTCCCTCTTTGAGCGCTACCATACAGCCTCTAGCCAGCGGGGTGGCCCCCTCTGTGTATATCTACACAAATTCGGCCTACGTGCGGGTTTTGGAGCGCAGTGTCCCCACCGCACCAAAGGCTAGCCCCATCACGCAGTGCGGGAAAACGGGTTCGGTGGAGATTCCCAAGGTCAAAGGGACTGCCTACACCACGAACTCGTATTGGTCCCGCGAAGGCAAGTGGAGCGCGGAGGCAAAACCGCTCTCGGGCTACTTCTTTGAGCGGGGAACCACAACGCATTGGGAAGGCGACTTGGGTCAATTCCGTTACTGTCAGCCAAGCCTGAGCATCGTGTCTCCCACGGCGGGTCAGCAGTTCAAGAAAGGCGAATCTATTCCGCTTTCTGGTGTAGTGTCTGCTGGTGTAGTGTCTGCGGGAGGTAGCTCCCCGAAGATTAATATCGCCGTCCTGATTGACTACTCCGGGTCGATGGGTGGCCAGCGCGAGCAGGCAGTCACCAAGTCTCTGAGGAAGATAGAGCAGTATTTGCGCCAGATTCCCGGATCGAAGGAAAACATTCGCATGGCTATCGCGGATCAGACGCGGGGATTTTTCTATCGAAGTGATGGATCCGGAATCGACACGAGCGGCAAGGCTGACGTGTGGATGTACCCCGGTCAACCCGCCACTATGTCCGGCTACGATTCCTTGATTATGCAGGCGCGAGCAAAATCAGGATATGGGGGCGACTCCTATCCCGGCCAAGGTATCGAAGCGGCCTTGCAGCGAATGCAGAGCCTGCCTGGACAAAACTTTGTGTACGTCCTCACGGATGGAGAAGCCGATAAACCTCCGCGGGAAACCCTGCAACACATTGGGGATTCCGCAGTGGCAGTGCGCGGATTTGCGATGCAAACGAGTCAATGCGACCCGGGCAATGCGCTGTGGATGTACACCGATGCCTCGCGCGAGCGCTGCATTCGGGTGGATAACCCCGATGACCTGTCTAACGATATGTTGGGTTATCAAAACAACCACGTTACGAAGCTGACTGGGCAATATGAGGGCAAACAGTTTGACCTGAGCCTGGATAGTTTCGGAAACTTCAGCGTTCCGGCGGGTGTGGATTTGCGAGCTAATACCGAAGGTGTCATTCCGTTGACGGTGATGGTGCATATGGCGGACGGAACCACGGTTCCTCAAACGGTGAAGATTGAAGTGGTGGATGCCAACGGAAACCTTCCCACAAATAACCCACCAATCAATGTGAATCCTGCACCTCAACCGTCGGTTACCAAACCGCAGATTCCGGGGTGGAAGATTCCCAACGCTCCCCAGCCAGGTCAACCTCCAGTTGCTGGGGTAACTGAGGATTCGCAGGCGCTGAGAGCTGCAGGGGCTGATAGGGTTCAGACTGCACTAGCGGTACTGGGTAAAGGCAATTGGGGTGATACGGCCATTTTGGCAGTGTCCACAGACTTTGCCGATGCCACCACCGGGGCGACTCTGGCCGGGCCGTTGCACGCTCCCGTGGTTTTAACCGGCGGAAAGAGTTTGGAACCACAGGTCCGGGAAGCCCTGAGCAAGGCAGGCATGAAACGGGTCATCATTTTGGGTGGTACCGGTGCTATATCCGAAGCTGTTAGCCAAGAACTGACCCAGAGTGGCATGAAAGTTGAACGTATCGGTGGTCAAAACCGTTACGAGACAGCCGTGTTGATTGCGCAACGAGTAATACAAGAGGCACCCGCAAAAGCGGCGGAACCCAAACCTGTGTTTGTTGCGGACGGTACGAATTTCCCTGATGCGATAGCAATCGGAAACGTGGCGGCGCAAAAGGGAGGAGTGCTGGTGTTGAGCCAGCACGTGAAACTTGAAAAGTTCACTGGAGCCTACCTTGAAAAAGCCGGGTTGACTACATCCTCGAAGCTGGCTCAGGATGGTAAATCCGGTCAGCCTCCCCAGCTGTTTGGGGCGGGCGGCCCGGCTGTACAAGCCTTGATTGGGGCGGGTTACCAGGCTCAGGCAGTTTCCGGAAGGGATCGTTATGAAACCGCGGCCAAAGCGGCGGACTTACTGCCAGAATCTCATAAATCTGTGGTTATTAACGGCCAGCACTTCGCTGACACTTTAGCCGGTGGGGCTTTGGCTGCGAATCAGCAGGCTGTAGTCATCCTCACTCAAGCTAACGTTCTGCCCGAAGTTAGCCGAGAGGCTATCGCTAAGCGATCCCAGAATATCTGGGTGATAGGCGGAGCTGGAGCCGTGAGTGACCAAGTGCTGACGCAGGTATACACGCTGCTTGGTAAAACTAAATAA
- a CDS encoding cation diffusion facilitator family transporter codes for MKHHQEGQESSDPHEPHGSGGHSHTHTHSHKAGRGQLRAALAVTFTVLLAEVVGAALTGSLTLLVDLGHMLTDCAGLTFALVAASLQHRPATDRLTWGWRRAEVISAALQSLLLITIGVFASIEAIKRLIHPATIEAQALLVVGIIGLVGNLISLTILLSSRQNNLNLRAAFLEVLNDSLGSVAVIISAVVMRLTGWTQIDSVAALVIAALIVPRAIMILRPAGAILLESTPRDLDLDQVRAHLLELPHVLAVHDLHASAVSSDLPVLSAHVVLADECFHDGHSLEILSEIENCLQNHHGISIFHTTIQLEPASRAQLHRETWH; via the coding sequence ATGAAGCATCATCAGGAAGGCCAGGAGTCCAGCGACCCCCACGAGCCGCACGGTTCGGGCGGCCATTCGCACACTCATACTCACTCTCACAAGGCCGGTCGTGGGCAGCTCCGGGCAGCGCTGGCCGTGACCTTCACGGTGTTGCTGGCAGAGGTCGTGGGGGCGGCTCTGACCGGTAGCTTGACCCTGCTGGTGGACTTGGGGCATATGCTCACCGATTGCGCGGGTCTGACTTTTGCGCTGGTGGCGGCCAGTTTGCAGCATCGTCCAGCGACTGATCGGCTCACGTGGGGGTGGCGGCGCGCGGAGGTAATTTCGGCAGCTTTGCAGTCCCTGTTGTTGATTACCATCGGCGTGTTTGCCTCTATTGAAGCCATTAAACGCCTGATACACCCCGCAACCATCGAGGCCCAGGCACTGCTGGTGGTGGGCATTATCGGCTTGGTCGGCAACCTCATTAGCCTGACCATCCTGTTGAGTTCCCGACAGAACAACTTGAACCTGCGTGCCGCGTTCCTGGAGGTTCTGAACGATTCCCTTGGTTCCGTAGCGGTTATCATCAGTGCGGTGGTGATGCGCCTGACCGGGTGGACCCAGATTGATTCCGTGGCGGCGCTGGTCATCGCCGCGCTCATCGTGCCTCGGGCCATCATGATTTTGCGCCCGGCAGGGGCAATTTTGCTGGAATCCACCCCACGGGATTTGGATTTGGACCAGGTTCGGGCGCACCTGTTGGAGCTGCCTCACGTTTTAGCCGTACATGACCTGCACGCCTCCGCGGTTTCCTCGGACCTGCCGGTGCTGAGCGCCCACGTGGTGCTGGCTGACGAATGTTTCCATGACGGGCACAGCCTAGAGATTTTGAGCGAGATAGAGAACTGCCTGCAAAACCATCACGGCATCTCGATTTTTCACACCACAATCCAGCTGGAACCGGCCTCACGCGCCCAGCTACACCGCGAAACCTGGCACTAA
- a CDS encoding sodium-dependent transporter yields MTDNTATGPSHHGAQTAHRFATHWGFVLASVGSAVGMANVWGFPYKLGNNGGGAFLLIYIFFVLLFTYVGLPAEFANGRRARTGTLGTYRSAWATRGDRAAKVGSVLGWLPLAGSLCIAIGYAVIVAYVCKALFDSLTGTLMKTDTEKWFESFSGTGFSVVPFHIIVVVGTLITLFLGAKSIEKTNRIMMPVFFIIFVILAIRVALMPGVIEGYIFMLTPRWEALINPIVWVWAMGQAFFSLSITGSGMIVYGAYLPDDEDVVKVSQRTGFFDTLAAVVAALVIIPACFAYNTDVGAGPGLLFVTLPAIMQDIPLGQLFAVILYVAMIFAGVSSLQNMFEAVGESLLHRFPRLNRTVVLVGLCVLALGAGLGMEAISSWGPWMDLVSIYIIPLGASLGAITWFWVMKKDELLEAINRGAARPRGTFWLSVGRFVYVPLAIILCAIALIGKVAF; encoded by the coding sequence GTGACCGACAACACCGCTACTGGGCCCAGCCACCACGGAGCACAGACCGCGCACCGTTTCGCTACCCATTGGGGTTTCGTGCTGGCCTCCGTAGGTTCCGCCGTGGGTATGGCTAATGTGTGGGGCTTCCCCTATAAGCTCGGCAATAATGGCGGAGGCGCTTTCCTACTTATCTATATTTTCTTCGTCCTGCTGTTCACCTACGTGGGTCTGCCAGCCGAGTTTGCCAACGGGAGGCGTGCTCGTACCGGAACGTTGGGAACTTACCGGTCCGCTTGGGCCACCCGTGGGGACCGGGCAGCCAAGGTCGGAAGTGTATTGGGCTGGTTGCCCTTGGCAGGCTCGCTGTGTATCGCGATTGGGTACGCCGTCATTGTGGCCTACGTTTGCAAGGCCCTGTTTGATTCCCTGACCGGGACACTGATGAAAACTGATACCGAAAAATGGTTTGAATCTTTCTCGGGAACAGGTTTCTCGGTAGTGCCGTTCCACATCATCGTCGTGGTGGGGACGCTGATTACCCTGTTCCTCGGGGCAAAAAGTATCGAAAAGACCAACCGCATCATGATGCCGGTTTTCTTTATCATCTTTGTAATTTTGGCGATTCGCGTAGCGCTGATGCCGGGTGTCATCGAAGGCTACATCTTTATGCTGACTCCGCGCTGGGAGGCCCTCATTAATCCTATTGTCTGGGTGTGGGCGATGGGTCAAGCGTTCTTTTCCCTCTCGATTACCGGCAGCGGCATGATTGTCTACGGCGCTTACCTGCCCGATGACGAGGACGTGGTGAAAGTTTCGCAGCGCACCGGTTTCTTTGACACTCTCGCGGCCGTGGTAGCCGCCCTGGTTATTATTCCCGCATGTTTCGCTTATAACACTGACGTCGGAGCCGGGCCAGGCCTGCTGTTTGTGACCCTGCCCGCCATCATGCAAGATATTCCACTGGGTCAGCTGTTCGCGGTGATTCTGTATGTCGCCATGATTTTCGCCGGGGTCAGTTCACTGCAAAATATGTTTGAAGCCGTGGGCGAATCGCTGCTGCACCGGTTCCCGCGCCTAAACCGCACAGTCGTGCTGGTCGGCTTGTGCGTGCTGGCGCTCGGAGCGGGCTTGGGCATGGAAGCGATTAGCTCCTGGGGTCCGTGGATGGATTTGGTCTCCATCTACATCATTCCGCTCGGGGCGAGCTTGGGCGCTATCACCTGGTTCTGGGTCATGAAAAAGGACGAATTGTTAGAGGCGATTAATCGGGGAGCCGCGCGGCCTCGCGGGACTTTCTGGCTTTCGGTAGGGCGCTTCGTCTATGTACCGCTGGCCATCATTTTGTGCGCCATCGCTCTCATCGGCAAGGTCGCGTTCTAG
- a CDS encoding GlsB/YeaQ/YmgE family stress response membrane protein: protein MGQLIGMIVTGAVIGALARLFKRGEQPIGILWTIILGALGAGIGGWVVRQFGYTNANGGVQWIQWIVSIIVAMILIGIYMGATGKKK, encoded by the coding sequence ATGGGACAGCTCATTGGAATGATTGTGACCGGCGCGGTGATTGGCGCTTTGGCGAGACTATTTAAACGCGGTGAGCAGCCTATCGGCATCCTGTGGACCATCATCCTCGGAGCGCTCGGCGCCGGTATCGGTGGCTGGGTGGTGCGGCAGTTTGGCTACACCAATGCCAACGGCGGCGTGCAGTGGATTCAGTGGATTGTGTCGATTATCGTCGCCATGATCCTCATCGGTATCTATATGGGTGCTACCGGGAAAAAGAAATAA
- the purT gene encoding formate-dependent phosphoribosylglycinamide formyltransferase, giving the protein MSDFPLTFPVKILLLGAGELGKELTISLQRLGCQVVVCDSYAGAPAMQVATEYRVLDMTDAEALAAVIAAERPDLIVPEVEKLASSALVAAAGEGTRVVPSSRVVELTFDRQGIRTLAATTANVPTSPFAFADSLAALQEGAAKVGFPCFVKPTMSSSGHGQSRVERAEDLPAAWEEACSGARADTGRVIVEGEIAFDYEITLLSVRHLDPDDPTQVRTSFCAPIGHRQSSGDYVESWQPQAMKPEILKKAQVTAEKVLDALAADTARAAAASGKSANADAENPMLGIFGVEMFVKGEDVYFSELSPRPHDTGMVTMITQPQNEFDLHARAILGLPVDTSMFPYVSAGASVPLKSPVESDQPRYTGLGAALQVSPDAQLRIFGKPVAHEGRRMAVALATGVDTDQARAKAHEVIGKVTIH; this is encoded by the coding sequence ATGAGCGATTTCCCACTGACTTTTCCGGTAAAAATCTTGCTGCTCGGCGCGGGCGAGCTGGGCAAAGAACTGACGATTTCCCTGCAGCGACTGGGCTGCCAGGTTGTCGTTTGCGATTCATACGCGGGGGCGCCCGCCATGCAGGTTGCCACCGAATATCGCGTGTTGGACATGACTGATGCCGAGGCGCTCGCGGCTGTGATTGCGGCGGAGCGTCCTGACCTCATTGTTCCTGAAGTCGAGAAACTCGCCTCCAGCGCGTTGGTTGCGGCCGCGGGGGAGGGGACGCGAGTCGTACCTTCCTCACGAGTGGTGGAACTGACTTTTGACCGCCAAGGCATCCGCACCCTGGCCGCCACGACAGCAAACGTTCCGACCTCGCCTTTTGCTTTCGCCGACTCGTTGGCGGCACTGCAGGAGGGGGCCGCAAAGGTCGGGTTTCCCTGTTTCGTGAAGCCCACCATGTCCTCCTCGGGGCACGGCCAGTCTCGCGTAGAGCGTGCCGAGGACCTGCCCGCCGCTTGGGAAGAGGCCTGCTCCGGGGCTCGTGCCGATACCGGGCGGGTCATCGTGGAGGGCGAAATCGCTTTTGACTACGAAATCACCCTGTTGAGTGTGCGCCACCTGGATCCTGACGACCCGACTCAGGTTCGCACCAGTTTTTGCGCGCCAATCGGGCATCGGCAGTCCTCCGGGGATTACGTGGAATCCTGGCAGCCCCAAGCGATGAAACCTGAAATCCTCAAAAAGGCCCAGGTCACTGCCGAGAAAGTTCTCGATGCCTTGGCGGCAGACACCGCGCGGGCGGCCGCGGCGAGTGGGAAGTCCGCAAATGCGGACGCCGAAAATCCGATGCTGGGCATTTTTGGGGTCGAGATGTTCGTCAAAGGCGAGGACGTGTACTTCTCGGAACTCTCCCCGCGCCCCCACGACACCGGCATGGTCACCATGATTACCCAGCCGCAAAATGAGTTTGACCTGCACGCGAGGGCGATTTTGGGGCTGCCTGTGGACACGTCCATGTTCCCCTATGTCAGCGCCGGAGCTTCGGTGCCCCTGAAGTCTCCCGTTGAGTCCGACCAGCCGCGCTACACAGGCTTGGGCGCGGCCCTGCAGGTCAGCCCGGACGCGCAGCTGAGAATTTTTGGCAAACCGGTGGCTCACGAGGGCAGACGCATGGCCGTGGCTTTGGCGACCGGGGTCGACACCGACCAGGCGCGCGCGAAAGCCCACGAGGTCATCGGCAAGGTCACCATTCACTAG
- a CDS encoding PFL family protein produces MSLDTERQIMETIQMISEDKLDVRTVTMGLSLLDCADSDVQRACARIEDRIVKAASRLVATAGEVSREFGVPIINKRISVTPISLVAAACRTSNPLPFAQALDRAGKAVGVDFVGGYSALVEAGATHSDLALIDSIPEALASTDIVCSSINIGSTRTGINMSAARRMGQVVVDTAQATAAADGIGAAKLVVFANAVGDNPFMAGAFHGVSQPDTVISVGISGPGVVQRALQTVRGRPFEECAEAIKKSAFKITRMGQLVGQTVAQRLSVPFGIVDLSLAPTAEVGDSVAAILEEMGVSAVGAPGTTAALFLLNDAVKKGGLMACSMVGGLSGSFIPVSEDINMIHGVQRGSITMAKLEAMTAICSVGLDMIAIPGDTSPATITGLIADEAAIGTASGKTTAVRVIPVPGKGVGDSANFGGLLGWAPVMEVSQFSSADFAARGGRIPAPVHSFRN; encoded by the coding sequence ATGAGCTTAGACACCGAGCGACAAATCATGGAAACCATCCAGATGATTTCCGAGGACAAACTGGACGTGCGCACCGTCACGATGGGGCTGTCTCTGCTGGATTGTGCCGATTCTGACGTGCAGCGCGCCTGCGCCCGTATCGAGGATCGCATCGTCAAGGCCGCATCGCGCCTGGTGGCGACCGCCGGCGAGGTGTCGCGGGAGTTCGGGGTGCCGATTATCAACAAGCGGATTTCGGTCACGCCGATTTCCCTGGTGGCGGCCGCTTGCCGCACTTCAAACCCGCTGCCCTTTGCCCAAGCGTTGGATCGTGCCGGTAAAGCTGTCGGGGTCGACTTCGTCGGCGGATATTCCGCGTTGGTCGAGGCCGGGGCCACGCACAGCGACCTGGCCTTGATTGATTCCATTCCCGAGGCTCTGGCCAGCACGGATATCGTGTGTTCGTCAATCAATATCGGTTCTACCCGCACGGGTATCAATATGTCGGCGGCGCGGCGCATGGGCCAGGTGGTCGTGGATACGGCACAAGCGACCGCCGCGGCTGACGGGATTGGGGCGGCAAAGCTGGTCGTGTTCGCCAATGCGGTGGGCGACAATCCGTTCATGGCCGGGGCCTTTCACGGGGTCAGCCAGCCCGATACGGTCATTTCAGTTGGGATTTCGGGGCCGGGAGTGGTGCAGCGCGCCTTGCAGACGGTGCGGGGGCGCCCTTTTGAAGAATGCGCCGAAGCCATCAAAAAATCGGCATTTAAGATAACCCGGATGGGTCAGCTGGTGGGGCAAACCGTGGCGCAACGCCTGTCCGTGCCTTTTGGAATCGTGGATTTGTCGCTGGCTCCCACGGCGGAAGTCGGCGATTCCGTGGCGGCGATTCTGGAAGAAATGGGCGTCTCCGCGGTGGGCGCTCCGGGTACGACCGCCGCCCTATTCCTGCTCAATGATGCCGTGAAAAAGGGCGGGCTGATGGCTTGCTCGATGGTGGGCGGGCTGTCGGGGTCTTTCATCCCCGTTTCGGAGGACATCAATATGATTCACGGCGTGCAGCGCGGTTCCATCACGATGGCAAAGCTCGAAGCCATGACGGCGATTTGTTCGGTGGGCCTGGACATGATTGCGATTCCCGGCGACACCAGCCCCGCTACGATTACCGGTTTAATCGCTGATGAGGCCGCTATTGGCACCGCTTCGGGCAAGACTACCGCGGTACGGGTCATACCGGTTCCGGGCAAGGGCGTGGGGGACAGCGCCAACTTTGGAGGACTGCTGGGGTGGGCGCCGGTGATGGAGGTTTCCCAATTTTCCTCCGCCGATTTCGCGGCTCGCGGCGGACGAATTCCCGCCCCGGTGCATTCCTTTAGAAACTGA
- a CDS encoding ACT domain-containing protein — translation MKAIMTVTGIDHTGIIAAVANACATQNANITNVSQTLMGSYFTMIMQLELDDAPTSLTNLQEAMTEVEQSQNLEIRVQSEAIFNVMHTL, via the coding sequence ATGAAAGCAATCATGACTGTAACCGGAATCGACCACACCGGGATTATTGCGGCGGTAGCGAATGCCTGCGCCACCCAGAACGCCAATATCACCAACGTTTCTCAGACCCTGATGGGTTCGTACTTCACAATGATTATGCAACTGGAGCTGGACGATGCCCCAACCTCCCTGACGAACTTGCAGGAGGCCATGACTGAGGTGGAACAATCCCAGAACCTGGAAATCCGGGTGCAATCTGAAGCTATTTTCAACGTCATGCACACCCTCTAA
- a CDS encoding FadR/GntR family transcriptional regulator, whose amino-acid sequence MLSQTGSPAKKLRKTRSTAVEDSSEKIKNYITQNNLSPGDCLPSESDLCTILNVSRSSVREALRRLEALQIVEVRRGIGAFVGSLSMSPLVETLAFRTVMMSRNNLEGLREIVKVRRYLDLGMAQKVCDTLKGIPQPGLETLVELMERRAKAGKLFSDEDYAFHDGILALLDNEVMRQLVGSFWKVNVASLPQLGTPSTESLITTATSHRAMLNAAINGDVHAYRQAVMQHYAPVEQTLHLT is encoded by the coding sequence ATGCTTTCACAAACAGGTTCACCAGCAAAGAAGCTCCGAAAAACTCGAAGCACTGCCGTTGAGGACAGCTCAGAGAAAATTAAGAACTACATCACCCAAAACAATCTCTCACCTGGGGATTGTCTGCCCTCCGAATCTGATCTATGCACAATCCTCAATGTCTCGCGCTCCTCGGTCAGAGAGGCTTTACGGCGTTTAGAAGCATTACAAATTGTGGAAGTTCGCCGCGGAATCGGCGCTTTCGTCGGTTCGCTGTCCATGTCGCCGCTGGTGGAAACCTTGGCATTCCGCACCGTTATGATGAGCCGAAATAACCTGGAAGGATTGCGCGAAATCGTGAAGGTTCGCCGTTACCTTGATTTAGGCATGGCTCAAAAGGTTTGTGACACCCTCAAAGGCATCCCTCAACCGGGTCTGGAAACTCTGGTGGAGTTGATGGAGCGGCGAGCCAAAGCAGGCAAACTGTTTTCAGATGAAGATTACGCATTTCACGATGGAATCTTAGCGCTGCTCGACAATGAGGTGATGCGCCAGCTAGTGGGGTCATTTTGGAAAGTCAATGTTGCCTCACTTCCCCAATTGGGTACTCCTTCTACGGAAAGCCTCATCACCACCGCAACATCTCACCGGGCTATGCTCAATGCTGCCATCAACGGTGACGTTCACGCATACCGTCAAGCCGTCATGCAACACTATGCACCAGTTGAACAGACTCTGCACCTGACCTAA